In Desulfomicrobium macestii, the following proteins share a genomic window:
- a CDS encoding ExbD/TolR family protein encodes MQVNSGKGFLAEINVTPFVDVMLVLLIIFMVTAPMLTQGVEVDLPETKAVETLPEDSDTVVLHVLKDGTIKLDKYEVKVDELGNYLKRMEFEKGKLLYLQADKDVAYGVVVKVMAEVRAAGVQKLGVVAEPEEENP; translated from the coding sequence ATGCAGGTAAATTCGGGAAAAGGCTTTTTGGCGGAGATCAACGTCACGCCCTTTGTGGACGTCATGCTGGTGCTGCTCATCATTTTCATGGTGACGGCGCCCATGCTGACACAGGGCGTCGAAGTCGACCTGCCTGAGACAAAAGCGGTCGAGACCCTGCCCGAGGACAGCGACACCGTGGTGTTGCACGTGCTCAAGGACGGGACCATCAAGCTCGACAAGTATGAGGTCAAGGTCGACGAACTCGGTAATTATCTCAAGAGAATGGAATTTGAGAAAGGAAAACTGCTCTATCTGCAGGCCGACAAGGATGTCGCATACGGCGTGGTCGTCAAGGTGATGGCGGAAGTCAGGGCTGCAGGCGTGCAAAAGCTTGGAGTCGTCGCGGAACCTGAGGAAGAGAACCCCTAG
- a CDS encoding histidinol phosphate phosphatase domain-containing protein — translation MIDLHTHSSFSDGELVPAELARRAKVAGYRALAITDHADASNMDFVLPRVAAMAKEYSIYMDIVIVAGVELTHVPPALMEQEVRRARALGAGIVVVHGETIVEPVETGTNLAAIEAGVDVLAHPGLITAEEVRLAAEKGVLLEITTRAGHGYTNGHVLALARAHGARMVVNNDAHAPRDLVCAELRRKIALGCGMTPEEYRQADGDAWALVSRSLYL, via the coding sequence GTGATCGATCTGCACACCCATTCGAGCTTCAGCGACGGGGAGCTGGTCCCGGCCGAGCTGGCTCGCCGGGCCAAGGTGGCCGGGTATCGGGCGCTGGCCATCACCGATCACGCCGACGCCTCCAACATGGACTTCGTGCTGCCGCGCGTGGCCGCCATGGCGAAGGAGTATTCCATCTACATGGATATCGTCATCGTGGCCGGGGTCGAGCTGACGCACGTACCGCCCGCTCTCATGGAGCAGGAGGTGCGGCGCGCCCGCGCCCTGGGCGCGGGAATTGTCGTGGTTCATGGAGAGACCATCGTCGAGCCGGTGGAGACTGGCACGAATCTCGCGGCCATCGAGGCCGGGGTTGACGTGCTGGCCCATCCCGGACTGATTACGGCGGAAGAGGTCCGGCTCGCGGCGGAAAAGGGCGTGCTGCTCGAAATCACGACCCGGGCCGGACACGGATACACCAACGGACATGTCCTGGCCCTGGCCCGTGCGCATGGCGCCAGGATGGTGGTCAACAACGACGCCCACGCTCCACGCGATCTGGTCTGCGCGGAGCTGCGCCGCAAGATCGCCCTTGGGTGCGGCATGACCCCCGAAGAGTATCGGCAGGCGGACGGGGATGCCTGGGCTCTTGTGTCCCGGAGTCTTTACCTGTAG
- the miaB gene encoding tRNA (N6-isopentenyl adenosine(37)-C2)-methylthiotransferase MiaB produces the protein MRFHILTFGCQMNVADADWLTQSLVSRGWTEASEADAQIFVVTTCSVREKPEQKVYSLLGRLKSYTDRNPEAFVAVGGCVAQQIGEEFWNRFPFVRLVFGTDGTAMVPQALERLVADPALRISLLDFLDHYPEREQPEGGTVQAQAFVNIMQGCDNFCTYCIVPFTRGRQKSRGSDAVVAECEALVRRGARELTLLGQNVNSYGQDKHGDGTSFASLLERISAIPGLMRLKFTTSHPKDIAPEVVTAFGKLPNLCPQLHLPVQSGSDAVLKAMGRKYTKARYLDTIRELRRVCPQITLTTDIIVGFPGETLQDFEDTLELMREVRYESSFSFKYSDRPGVRAEKMDFKVPEEEKSRRLAVLQEMQDRITVEELAAQVGAEAEVLVEGPSKMQDSEHIFWRGRDGGGRIVNFSSPIPCLTGRMVRVRIVDAKKHSLVGEIRGEPW, from the coding sequence GTGAGGTTTCACATACTGACTTTCGGTTGCCAGATGAATGTGGCTGATGCCGACTGGTTGACCCAATCCCTGGTCTCCAGAGGCTGGACAGAGGCGTCTGAAGCAGACGCTCAAATTTTCGTGGTCACCACGTGCAGCGTGCGGGAAAAGCCCGAGCAGAAAGTGTACTCCCTGCTCGGCCGCCTGAAGAGCTACACTGATCGGAACCCGGAGGCTTTCGTGGCCGTTGGCGGCTGCGTGGCCCAGCAGATCGGCGAGGAATTCTGGAATCGCTTTCCATTCGTCCGTCTGGTTTTCGGAACCGACGGAACCGCCATGGTGCCCCAGGCCCTGGAGCGTCTGGTCGCGGACCCGGCACTGCGCATAAGCCTGCTGGATTTCCTGGACCATTACCCCGAACGCGAACAGCCCGAAGGCGGCACGGTACAGGCTCAGGCCTTCGTGAACATCATGCAGGGGTGCGACAATTTCTGCACCTACTGCATCGTGCCCTTCACCAGAGGACGGCAGAAGTCGCGCGGCTCGGACGCCGTCGTGGCCGAATGCGAAGCCCTGGTGCGGCGTGGCGCCCGCGAGCTGACCCTGTTGGGGCAGAACGTGAACAGCTACGGCCAGGACAAGCATGGCGATGGAACATCCTTTGCGTCCCTGCTGGAGCGGATTTCCGCCATTCCGGGTCTCATGCGTCTGAAATTCACGACATCGCACCCCAAGGACATCGCCCCCGAGGTCGTAACCGCTTTCGGCAAGCTGCCCAATCTTTGCCCCCAGCTGCATCTGCCCGTGCAGTCGGGGTCCGATGCGGTTCTGAAGGCCATGGGGCGCAAATACACCAAGGCGCGCTATCTGGACACGATCCGGGAGCTGCGCCGGGTTTGCCCGCAGATTACCCTGACCACCGACATCATTGTCGGATTCCCGGGGGAGACTCTTCAGGATTTTGAAGATACCCTGGAACTCATGCGCGAAGTGCGGTATGAGTCGAGCTTCTCCTTCAAATACTCGGACCGGCCCGGGGTGCGGGCCGAGAAGATGGACTTCAAGGTTCCCGAAGAGGAGAAGTCGCGACGCCTGGCGGTATTGCAGGAAATGCAGGACCGGATCACCGTCGAGGAGTTGGCCGCGCAGGTGGGGGCGGAAGCCGAGGTGTTGGTCGAAGGGCCGAGCAAGATGCAGGACAGTGAACATATTTTTTGGAGAGGCCGTGACGGGGGCGGACGGATTGTCAATTTCTCATCGCCCATACCTTGCCTGACAGGCAGAATGGTTCGCGTGCGCATCGTGGACGCGAAGAAACACTCCCTCGTGGGAGAGATTCGAGGTGAACCGTGGTAG
- the pal gene encoding peptidoglycan-associated lipoprotein Pal, with the protein MKKLGVFGLIVLVFCLAMAGGCSKKVSSTPAGATAAGAGDGSGAQGGLTAEQLEAQRLAELQRQAIEKIGADKIYFAFDSNELTQESRQVLTEKAELLKANPALSLLIEGHCDERGTNEYNLALGERRARAAYEFLVLLGIDSSKLQIISYGEEYPAVQGSNEEAWSKNRRDEFKASAN; encoded by the coding sequence ATGAAGAAGTTAGGCGTTTTTGGATTGATCGTTTTGGTTTTTTGTTTGGCCATGGCTGGCGGTTGCTCCAAAAAAGTGAGCTCCACCCCTGCCGGCGCGACCGCTGCTGGTGCTGGAGACGGTTCCGGTGCTCAGGGTGGCTTGACGGCGGAGCAGCTCGAAGCGCAGCGCCTTGCTGAACTGCAGCGTCAGGCTATCGAAAAGATCGGTGCAGACAAGATTTATTTTGCTTTTGATTCCAATGAGTTGACTCAGGAATCCCGCCAGGTTTTGACGGAGAAGGCCGAGCTGTTGAAGGCCAATCCGGCATTGTCCCTGCTGATCGAAGGACATTGCGACGAACGCGGAACCAACGAGTACAACTTGGCTCTTGGCGAACGCAGAGCCCGTGCTGCCTATGAGTTTCTCGTTCTTTTGGGAATTGATTCGTCCAAGCTGCAGATCATCAGCTACGGCGAAGAATACCCCGCTGTTCAGGGTTCCAACGAGGAAGCCTGGTCCAAGAACAGACGCGATGAATTCAAGGCCAGCGCCAACTAG
- a CDS encoding PD40 domain-containing protein has product MIKKILLILLALFVFSGPVLAAGVLNIDIYGPGQSRVNLFVAEALSKDGSGPVGGIPENAPAELQQRIHANCAFLPFFNMLSGKDIVGGPNPGGYVAQSIDFNKFQLSRTDVLVTAAWAPRPGGVGEVELRAYEVYTGRLIVGKGYGVANKQQIPEVAARFCADLMEALTGQGDFFRSNIAFIKKEGQRKQVYMATAQGLNLQKITNLDGIAVSPAWSHDGQKLVFVFLDKKYHNLCVWDRQTRSLEKKRLPGNTLIAPAFTKAGNVAISLDMRGNPDIYELNSEYKVVRALEENWGIDIGPDFDRSGEKMVFVSNRLGNPHVFLKNLVNGTSKRISLTGKYNTGPSISPDGSQVVFAQMVNGKHKLFLVDLASGRERQLTFGPGSDEDPTWSPDGYFIAFASTRSGPSKIYLTTKHGDEPILIPTGPGEATSPAWGKL; this is encoded by the coding sequence TTGATCAAAAAAATCCTTCTCATTCTGCTAGCGCTGTTCGTTTTCTCCGGTCCCGTGCTGGCCGCCGGAGTGCTGAACATCGACATCTATGGACCGGGTCAGTCCCGGGTGAATCTTTTCGTGGCCGAGGCCCTGTCCAAGGACGGGTCTGGGCCGGTGGGAGGCATTCCCGAAAACGCTCCGGCGGAATTGCAGCAGCGCATCCATGCCAACTGCGCCTTCCTGCCTTTTTTTAACATGCTTTCCGGCAAGGATATCGTCGGCGGTCCCAATCCGGGCGGCTATGTCGCGCAGAGCATTGACTTCAACAAGTTTCAGCTCTCGCGTACGGACGTGCTGGTCACTGCTGCCTGGGCCCCGCGTCCCGGCGGAGTCGGAGAAGTGGAGCTGCGTGCCTACGAGGTCTACACCGGCCGCCTGATCGTGGGCAAAGGTTACGGCGTGGCCAACAAGCAGCAGATTCCCGAGGTGGCCGCCCGCTTTTGCGCGGACCTCATGGAAGCGCTGACCGGGCAGGGGGATTTTTTCCGCTCGAACATCGCCTTCATCAAGAAGGAAGGGCAGCGCAAACAGGTCTACATGGCCACGGCCCAGGGCCTCAATCTGCAAAAAATCACCAACCTCGATGGCATTGCCGTCAGTCCCGCCTGGTCTCACGACGGGCAAAAGCTGGTCTTTGTCTTTCTGGACAAGAAATATCACAATCTGTGCGTCTGGGATCGGCAGACCAGATCCCTGGAGAAGAAGAGACTTCCCGGAAACACGCTGATAGCGCCGGCCTTCACCAAGGCCGGAAACGTGGCGATCAGTCTTGATATGCGCGGTAACCCGGATATTTATGAACTCAATTCCGAGTACAAGGTCGTGCGCGCCCTGGAAGAAAACTGGGGCATAGACATCGGGCCGGATTTTGATCGGTCCGGAGAAAAAATGGTTTTTGTTTCCAATAGGTTGGGGAATCCACATGTGTTCTTGAAAAATCTGGTGAATGGTACTAGCAAGCGCATCTCCCTGACCGGAAAATACAACACCGGCCCAAGCATCAGTCCCGATGGTTCCCAGGTTGTTTTTGCCCAGATGGTGAACGGTAAACATAAGTTATTTTTGGTGGATTTGGCTTCCGGGCGCGAGCGCCAGTTGACATTTGGCCCCGGTAGTGATGAAGATCCCACTTGGTCTCCCGATGGTTATTTCATAGCTTTTGCTTCAACCAGATCCGGTCCGAGCAAGATCTATCTGACCACCAAGCATGGAGACGAACCGATCTTGATTCCAACCGGACCTGGGGAAGCAACTTCTCCGGCCTGGGGGAAATTATAA
- a CDS encoding bifunctional nuclease family protein, with amino-acid sequence MVDMIVFGLALDEDSQMPILILKDTSEDIIFPIWIGAMEAMSISMALNKVAVPRPMTHDLILGILEKMETRLVAVEIISIHEGTYYAELVLQGETGERRVDCRPSDSIALALRAQVPIRVSEEVIALNKTLQKGAFQEVVTGEDSDKWTDILSKYSLDDLKYKM; translated from the coding sequence GTGGTAGACATGATAGTTTTCGGACTGGCATTGGACGAGGATTCGCAGATGCCGATCCTCATTTTAAAGGATACTTCGGAAGATATCATTTTTCCCATCTGGATCGGCGCCATGGAGGCCATGTCCATTTCCATGGCCCTGAACAAGGTCGCCGTGCCGCGGCCCATGACGCATGATCTGATCCTGGGCATACTGGAAAAGATGGAAACGCGGCTGGTCGCGGTGGAGATCATCTCCATCCACGAAGGTACGTATTACGCCGAGCTTGTGCTGCAAGGCGAGACCGGCGAACGTCGCGTCGATTGCCGCCCCTCGGACTCCATCGCATTGGCACTAAGAGCCCAGGTGCCCATCCGTGTCTCGGAGGAAGTCATCGCTCTGAACAAGACCCTGCAGAAAGGCGCTTTTCAGGAGGTTGTCACGGGCGAGGACAGCGACAAGTGGACGGATATCCTTTCCAAGTACAGCCTGGACGATCTCAAATACAAGATGTGA
- a CDS encoding glucan biosynthesis protein, which produces MFRHNGLCGLVAGLFLFFSTVQAQAQTQPQAPGFGLQDVAAMAQELAGKPYEDNAGQVPQVLKTISYDQWRDIRFVPEKSLWRKEKLPFELQFFHPGLFYDRTVAINVVEKNVPTRLAFDTEAFDYGKNVFAAQIPAEMGYAGFRVHTAINTKNYLDEFLVFLGASYFRAVGKGQNYGLSARGLAIDTAEPSGEEFPFFKEFWIVKPGKKDKSLVIYALLDSRSVTGAYRFETTTGAETVLDVESILFLREPVTKLGIAPLTSMFIFGENSNPRVSDDFRPEVHDSDGLMAALENGEWIWRPLQNPKSLSVNVFSAPNIRGMGLMQRDTEYANYLDLEAKYEARPSAWIEPKGDWGPGKLHLVQIPSPEEIHDNIVTFWTPETNPQPGQAIAFDYRMRWAPPKRVASPEGQVIFTRTGKGKKPNSRLFVLEFQGGKLEDLPDDAALDANVWVGMGGKLLEKRVYKNPVTDSWRLVFEIEPDSTSALSMVLPDKRPSIEMRAILQHGVTPLTETWTYAIKL; this is translated from the coding sequence ATGTTCAGACATAACGGATTGTGCGGCCTTGTGGCCGGACTCTTCCTCTTCTTTTCCACCGTCCAGGCCCAGGCCCAAACCCAGCCCCAAGCCCCCGGCTTCGGCCTGCAGGATGTCGCGGCCATGGCGCAAGAGCTCGCGGGCAAACCTTACGAAGACAACGCGGGCCAGGTGCCCCAGGTTTTAAAAACCATCTCGTACGACCAATGGCGGGACATCCGCTTTGTCCCGGAGAAAAGTCTGTGGCGAAAAGAGAAGTTGCCCTTTGAACTGCAATTCTTTCACCCGGGCCTGTTTTACGACCGGACGGTGGCCATCAACGTGGTGGAAAAGAATGTTCCCACCCGTCTGGCCTTCGACACCGAAGCCTTCGATTACGGGAAAAACGTTTTCGCCGCCCAAATTCCGGCGGAAATGGGCTACGCGGGATTTCGCGTCCACACGGCCATCAACACCAAGAACTATCTGGATGAATTCCTGGTCTTTCTCGGGGCCAGCTATTTCAGGGCCGTTGGCAAGGGACAGAACTATGGTCTGTCCGCCCGTGGCCTGGCCATCGACACGGCGGAGCCCTCGGGCGAGGAATTCCCTTTTTTCAAGGAATTCTGGATCGTGAAGCCGGGCAAGAAAGACAAGTCCCTCGTCATCTATGCCCTGCTGGATTCACGCAGCGTAACCGGCGCCTATCGTTTCGAGACCACGACGGGAGCGGAAACCGTGCTCGACGTCGAGTCCATACTTTTCCTGCGTGAACCCGTGACAAAGCTGGGTATCGCACCCCTGACCAGCATGTTCATCTTCGGAGAAAACTCCAATCCTCGCGTGAGCGACGACTTCAGGCCCGAAGTGCATGACTCCGACGGCCTCATGGCAGCCCTTGAAAACGGGGAATGGATCTGGCGGCCGCTGCAAAATCCCAAGTCCCTGTCCGTCAATGTCTTCAGCGCGCCCAACATCCGCGGCATGGGACTCATGCAGCGCGACACGGAGTACGCAAACTACCTCGACCTCGAAGCCAAGTACGAGGCCAGGCCCAGTGCCTGGATCGAACCCAAGGGTGACTGGGGGCCTGGAAAGCTGCATCTGGTGCAGATTCCTTCTCCGGAAGAGATTCATGACAACATCGTCACCTTCTGGACGCCGGAAACAAATCCGCAGCCGGGACAGGCCATCGCCTTTGATTACAGGATGCGCTGGGCGCCGCCCAAACGCGTGGCATCTCCGGAGGGTCAGGTCATTTTCACGCGCACCGGAAAGGGCAAAAAGCCCAATTCCAGACTGTTCGTGCTTGAGTTCCAGGGAGGCAAGCTTGAGGACCTCCCGGATGACGCGGCCCTTGACGCCAATGTCTGGGTCGGCATGGGCGGCAAGCTCCTGGAAAAACGCGTTTACAAAAATCCTGTCACCGACAGCTGGCGTCTGGTATTTGAAATCGAACCCGACTCGACCTCGGCCCTCTCCATGGTTCTGCCGGACAAGAGGCCAAGCATCGAAATGCGGGCAATCCTGCAACACGGCGTAACTCCGCTAACCGAAACATGGACCTACGCCATAAAGCTCTGA
- the mdoH gene encoding glucans biosynthesis glucosyltransferase MdoH: MKREFLNEPWRKIASRRRLLLLILVLTPALVAASVMGSLLPHRGTTYLEASIIFVYCVLFIWISLGFWTALAGFWTLLKKDDRFAVTRSRGELDAPIRAHVKIAILFPVCNEDPERIMAGIQAVWRSLVRLGAADRFDIHILSDSNDPDRWVQEEAAWNRLCEDLGAHGHIFYRRRRINLKRKSGNVADFCRRHGAHYTYMIVFDADSVMSGETLIRMVRIMERRRNVGILQTAPACTGRETLIARAQQFANRAYGPMYAAGLHHWFLGDAQFWGHNAIIRVKPFIKHCALSRLPGKPPLGGDILSHDFVESALMRRAGYSVWLAYDLEGSYEEVPPNLLTELKRDRRWCQGNLQHLRLVFTRGIFPGHRALFLNGVMAYGSALLWFLFLALATAEAISEALIQPDYFTPAKSLFPVWPVWDPMPALTLLAATGVILFLPKVCALLLALIKGRRKQFGGFFALCGSILTEVVLSTLLAPVRMLFHSKYVFLTLMGMGIGWGTQQRDDEGTRFWDALRFHGGGTLLGLVWGATMFQINRVFFWWSSPLVFSLLLSIPVSMLTSRAELGRFFRAMRIFKTPEEVRLPREYEDIERYMQSIAEDRSGFGIPAEEGFLRAAVIPGVNTLHRTLLRGPRALAPEIEARRDAILEKAMDNGPQALCKKEKKELLYDARRMKRLHEHIWELPQDELERRWKVRLD, from the coding sequence ATGAAACGAGAATTCTTGAACGAACCCTGGCGCAAGATCGCCAGCCGCCGCAGACTCCTACTCCTCATCCTGGTCCTGACTCCGGCCCTGGTTGCCGCAAGCGTCATGGGATCGCTGCTCCCGCATCGCGGCACCACCTACCTCGAAGCGAGCATCATTTTTGTCTACTGCGTGCTCTTCATCTGGATCTCGCTCGGATTCTGGACCGCCCTGGCCGGATTCTGGACCCTGCTCAAGAAAGACGACCGCTTCGCCGTGACGCGCTCACGCGGGGAACTCGACGCGCCCATCCGCGCGCACGTCAAAATCGCCATCCTCTTCCCAGTCTGCAACGAAGATCCGGAACGGATCATGGCCGGCATCCAGGCCGTCTGGCGATCCCTGGTCAGACTCGGCGCGGCGGACAGGTTCGACATTCACATCCTGAGCGACTCAAACGATCCCGACCGCTGGGTGCAGGAAGAGGCGGCCTGGAACAGGCTGTGCGAAGATCTCGGTGCGCATGGGCACATCTTCTACCGTCGCCGCCGCATCAACCTGAAGCGCAAAAGCGGCAACGTCGCCGATTTCTGCCGTCGCCACGGGGCCCATTACACCTACATGATCGTCTTTGACGCCGACTCCGTCATGTCCGGGGAAACGCTCATCCGCATGGTGCGCATCATGGAACGCAGGCGGAACGTCGGTATCCTGCAGACCGCTCCGGCCTGCACGGGGCGCGAGACCCTCATCGCCCGCGCCCAGCAGTTCGCCAACCGGGCCTACGGCCCCATGTACGCGGCAGGACTGCACCACTGGTTCCTGGGAGACGCACAGTTCTGGGGCCACAACGCCATCATCAGGGTCAAGCCATTCATCAAGCATTGCGCCCTTTCGCGCTTGCCGGGCAAGCCGCCGCTCGGCGGCGACATCCTGTCCCATGACTTCGTGGAATCAGCCCTCATGCGCCGCGCGGGATACTCCGTCTGGCTGGCCTACGATCTGGAAGGCAGCTACGAGGAAGTCCCACCCAACCTGCTGACCGAGCTCAAACGCGACCGCCGCTGGTGCCAGGGCAACCTGCAGCATCTGCGACTGGTCTTCACCCGCGGCATCTTTCCCGGCCATCGCGCCCTGTTTCTGAACGGTGTCATGGCCTACGGCTCGGCCCTGCTCTGGTTCCTGTTTCTGGCACTGGCCACTGCCGAAGCAATCTCCGAGGCCCTGATCCAGCCCGACTATTTCACCCCGGCCAAGTCCCTCTTTCCCGTCTGGCCTGTCTGGGACCCTATGCCGGCCCTGACCCTGCTGGCCGCGACAGGCGTCATCCTTTTCCTGCCCAAGGTCTGCGCCCTGCTCCTGGCCCTGATCAAGGGTCGCCGTAAACAGTTCGGAGGATTCTTCGCCCTGTGCGGCAGCATCCTGACGGAGGTGGTGCTGTCCACGCTGCTCGCTCCGGTGCGCATGCTCTTTCACAGCAAGTACGTCTTTTTGACCCTCATGGGCATGGGCATAGGCTGGGGCACACAGCAGCGCGACGACGAAGGCACGCGCTTCTGGGACGCACTGCGCTTCCACGGCGGCGGCACGCTGCTGGGCCTCGTCTGGGGTGCGACCATGTTTCAGATCAACCGGGTCTTTTTCTGGTGGAGCTCGCCCCTGGTCTTCTCCCTCTTGCTCTCCATACCGGTGTCCATGCTCACCAGCCGCGCCGAACTGGGCCGTTTTTTCCGCGCCATGCGGATCTTCAAGACGCCGGAAGAAGTCCGTCTCCCGCGCGAGTACGAGGACATTGAACGCTACATGCAGAGCATCGCCGAAGACAGATCCGGCTTCGGCATTCCAGCCGAGGAAGGTTTCCTGAGAGCGGCCGTGATCCCGGGCGTCAACACCCTGCACCGCACCCTGCTGCGCGGCCCCCGCGCCCTGGCACCCGAGATAGAGGCGCGCCGCGACGCCATCCTTGAAAAAGCCATGGACAACGGCCCTCAGGCCCTTTGCAAAAAGGAAAAGAAGGAACTGCTGTACGACGCGCGACGCATGAAAAGGCTCCACGAACACATCTGGGAACTGCCTCAGGACGAGCTGGAAAGACGCTGGAAAGTCAGGCTGGATTGA
- a CDS encoding cell envelope integrity protein TolA translates to MFNSLRHLSWVFSIVLHLIVLLGGAYVSTDTHIKLNLNKRMYEVDLVGPPNKGKPGAKSAPKKADEKEASPQKPVPKDAKAVKAPDEPKKPDKKAAPSETAKAIPSDTVNATKVAEAKPEEPKKPEPKKEAPKKEEPKKEEPKKTAKEEPKSEPKVEKKPTKEEILAQALGDATKVAKSSSSSGTEGAAKGNKSGSKDALADALADLGREVSGRGTRGDGTAEDGDGEGVSSGSLDQFYATQVVRAIRQNWRFPRLSNVVLATTVELKVNKGGEILGARMLNGSGRSDFDASVMRAIEDTKKLPPLPETLDATLVITFYNTEN, encoded by the coding sequence GTGTTTAATTCGCTGCGTCATTTGAGTTGGGTTTTCTCCATTGTGCTGCATTTGATCGTGCTGCTCGGCGGAGCCTATGTGTCCACGGACACCCACATAAAACTTAATCTGAACAAAAGAATGTACGAGGTCGACCTGGTCGGTCCTCCGAACAAGGGCAAGCCCGGCGCCAAGAGCGCGCCAAAAAAGGCTGACGAGAAGGAAGCGAGCCCTCAAAAGCCCGTTCCCAAGGATGCCAAGGCGGTCAAGGCTCCGGATGAGCCGAAAAAACCGGACAAGAAGGCTGCGCCAAGCGAAACGGCCAAGGCGATTCCCTCGGACACGGTGAACGCCACCAAGGTGGCCGAGGCCAAGCCCGAGGAACCGAAAAAGCCTGAGCCCAAGAAGGAAGCTCCCAAGAAGGAAGAGCCCAAAAAGGAAGAACCCAAGAAGACCGCCAAGGAAGAGCCGAAAAGCGAACCCAAGGTCGAAAAGAAGCCTACCAAGGAAGAAATTCTGGCGCAGGCTCTGGGCGATGCGACCAAGGTCGCCAAGTCTTCTTCCTCAAGCGGCACGGAAGGTGCGGCCAAGGGTAACAAGAGTGGTTCCAAGGACGCCTTGGCGGACGCCCTGGCCGATCTTGGACGGGAAGTCTCGGGGCGCGGCACGCGCGGGGACGGAACGGCCGAGGATGGGGACGGCGAAGGGGTTTCCTCCGGCAGCCTGGATCAATTCTACGCCACGCAGGTCGTGCGGGCCATCCGCCAGAATTGGAGATTCCCCAGGTTGTCGAATGTCGTCCTGGCCACGACGGTGGAACTCAAAGTGAACAAGGGCGGAGAAATTCTTGGAGCGCGCATGTTGAACGGATCCGGACGATCCGATTTTGACGCGTCGGTAATGCGCGCCATCGAGGACACCAAGAAGTTGCCTCCATTGCCGGAAACTCTGGATGCGACTTTGGTCATAACTTTTTATAATACGGAAAATTGA
- a CDS encoding MotA/TolQ/ExbB proton channel family protein, with protein sequence MDAVAQTGVVEQMNVTQPIDSIQSLGAATQLGGMSQMGFWDMISNATVVVQGVMGLLAIMSLISWSIIFFKIIQINVGRRKALRERALFQNATNLADGVQTLREQGNSALYPIAKRGLQEFRRLEQSVIHPNLKFRVAGDNLRRVLEQGVSEGLGEMSRSLSFLATCANAAPFIGLFGTVWGIMNSFHAIGQMKTAALAAVAPGISEALVATAIGLAVAIPATIAYNTFLGMITTVHTEMECFASEFLNRAQLELPWMNKRSE encoded by the coding sequence ATGGACGCAGTAGCTCAGACGGGCGTTGTTGAGCAGATGAATGTTACGCAGCCGATTGATTCCATTCAATCCCTGGGAGCCGCCACTCAGCTTGGCGGCATGTCGCAGATGGGTTTCTGGGACATGATTTCCAATGCGACCGTGGTTGTGCAGGGCGTCATGGGCCTACTGGCCATCATGTCGCTCATCAGTTGGTCGATCATTTTCTTCAAGATAATTCAGATCAATGTCGGACGGCGCAAGGCCCTGCGCGAGCGTGCGCTATTCCAGAACGCCACCAACCTGGCCGACGGTGTGCAGACCCTGCGTGAGCAGGGCAACTCGGCCCTGTATCCCATCGCCAAGCGGGGGCTGCAGGAATTTCGTCGTCTGGAGCAATCCGTGATTCATCCCAACCTGAAGTTCCGCGTCGCCGGCGACAATTTGCGCCGGGTGCTCGAACAGGGGGTGAGCGAGGGGCTTGGGGAGATGTCCCGGTCCTTGTCGTTTTTGGCGACATGCGCCAATGCGGCCCCGTTCATCGGGCTTTTCGGCACAGTCTGGGGCATCATGAACTCATTTCACGCCATCGGCCAGATGAAGACGGCGGCGCTGGCCGCAGTCGCGCCCGGCATCTCCGAGGCTCTGGTGGCCACCGCCATCGGTCTGGCCGTGGCCATTCCGGCGACCATCGCCTACAATACCTTTCTGGGCATGATCACCACCGTGCATACGGAGATGGAGTGCTTCGCCAGCGAATTTCTGAATCGCGCCCAGCTTGAACTCCCATGGATGAACAAGCGGAGTGAATAA